A part of Marinomonas rhizomae genomic DNA contains:
- a CDS encoding UDP-glucose 4-epimerase family protein: MSDRRIFITGGSGFVGTILLSVLPTNRIFIFGRRDLGISDAYFVRGEIQPDTQYLTAFNNVDVVIHLAARVHIMNDSSSDPLAEFQAVNTEGTLNLARQAAEAGVKRFIFLSSIKVNGESTSDRQPFTAFDVRSPEDPYGQSKSEAEEQLLALGKETGMEIVIIRPPLVYGEGVKANFASLMKLVGKGFPLPFRAINQNKRSLVSVYNLADLIKVCIDHAKAANQVFLVSDDDDMSTSRMVALMAKVQGKANLSLPVPVWCFKLAGKLFKKKAVVDRLVGSLQLDIDHTKNTLDWAPPYSVEHGFALAAKKTD; this comes from the coding sequence ATGAGTGATAGAAGAATTTTTATTACTGGCGGTTCTGGCTTTGTTGGTACTATTTTATTATCCGTTTTACCAACTAATAGAATATTTATTTTTGGGCGGAGAGATTTAGGCATCTCTGATGCTTACTTTGTTAGAGGGGAAATTCAACCAGACACTCAATATTTAACTGCGTTCAATAATGTAGATGTCGTTATCCACCTCGCCGCTCGTGTTCACATCATGAATGACTCTTCCTCAGATCCTTTGGCTGAGTTTCAAGCCGTCAACACGGAAGGCACGTTAAACCTTGCTCGACAAGCGGCAGAAGCAGGAGTAAAGCGCTTTATCTTTTTGAGTTCGATTAAGGTAAACGGCGAATCCACGTCTGATCGTCAGCCTTTTACAGCGTTTGATGTTCGTAGTCCAGAAGACCCTTATGGTCAGTCTAAGTCTGAAGCAGAAGAACAGCTTTTAGCGCTTGGTAAAGAAACGGGCATGGAGATTGTGATTATTCGTCCACCGCTTGTTTATGGCGAAGGAGTAAAAGCCAATTTTGCTTCTTTGATGAAACTGGTTGGTAAAGGTTTTCCCTTGCCATTTCGCGCCATTAATCAGAACAAACGTAGTTTGGTTTCTGTGTATAATTTGGCGGATTTGATTAAGGTTTGTATTGATCATGCCAAAGCGGCAAACCAAGTGTTTTTAGTGTCAGATGACGATGATATGTCGACGTCTCGTATGGTTGCTTTGATGGCAAAGGTGCAGGGGAAAGCAAATCTGTCGCTTCCTGTGCCTGTGTGGTGTTTTAAATTGGCGGGTAAACTGTTCAAAAAAAAGGCCGTGGTCGATCGTTTGGTTGGGTCTTTGCAACTTGACATTGACCATACGAAAAATACGTTAGACTGGGCCCCGCCTTATTCTGTTGAGCATGGTTTTGCCTTAGCAGCGAAGAAAACAGATTAA